Sequence from the Thermocoleostomius sinensis A174 genome:
AATAAAACCTACAAGCAACTGATGCTGGAAGCACTGCCGCAGTTAGACTTGACTCGATTGCACTTCACTGGGCGGCTTCCCTATGATCAATACCTGCAAGTGTTGCAAGCGTCGTCGGTGCACATTTATCTCACCTATCCGTTTGTGCTGTCGTGGTCAATGCTGGAAGCGTTATCAACGGGTTGCTTGATTTTGGGGTCTAGTACGCCACCTGTGATGGAAGTAATCCGCGATGGCGAGAATGGATTACTGGTAGATTTCTTTTCGCCGGATGCCATTGCCGATCGAGTGGATGAAGTACTGGAACACCCCGATCGAATGGCCGCTCTGCGCCACAATGCTAGAACTACAATCCTAGAGCATTATGATTTGGCCAAATTACTGCCAGAGCATTTGCAGTGGATGCGCCTTTAAAACCAAGGACTCACGATAAACCCCTAGCTACGCCAATTCAGATCTGATTTAGAAAATCCAATTCGCCACCCCCTGATCTATTGAGGAGACGAGCCTATTGTACTGAGGTAATTCAGTTCATCCACAATTTCCCAGCAGAGTCCTTTAGGGACATAGCTTTCTATAGTAGGCACCGAATAGGGTGCGTGTAGCCTTCCGGTTTTGAGCGCAGCCGCAAGTCCGACTAAAGCCGGTTGGCTTAGCTTCAGGGGGACATCACAGCCCTCCCACATCAAAAAACTCTGCTCCCAGACCTTCGACTATATCTATCACCAGTGCCCGATCGAGAAACTCATTGCGGCGTTCACAGGACGGTTCTGCAATCAGCAAGCAGCCATGACAGGCCGCACCATGTAGGAACCGATCCTCCTGGGGATTGTTAGGTTGATGTTGAGCGCACACCGGATCATTGGAACAGAGTTTGCCCATCTCCAAGGCGTTGATCAGATGGTATTCAATTCGCTGCCCAACTTGAACCAAGCCACCGAGCGTCCCTTCAGATCCAGAAGTGCCCGTATAGAGTAAAATGCCATAGCCTGATTCCCCTGTGTAAATGCGCTCTCGAATGGCACTAGCCGCGTAACCACACTCCAAAGAAACTGCCGTGATCAACAGGTGCGACAGCGAGTGCAGCATGATGTAGGGCAAGCCGGGAAACTTGGCTTTGTCTGGGTCAAGTCCCCGTTGGCTGCGCCACTCGTCAAAGCCTTGATACAGAATGCGACCCCGTTTTTGTACCGCATCTTGTTTGAGCCAGTGTTCGATCGCTGCTTTCTTGAACGAAATGAAGATGCCTTCCCCCTTGTTCTCGATCGCAGGCACCCAGGTAGGTTCAATATCCAGGGCAGCACGGCGCACATCCAGCGACAATTCCCCATCAATATCGGGCATGGCTGCCTCAAAGCGAGTGAAGCCAACTTGAGCAATGACCTCCCGCAACCGATGAACCAAAACAATGCGATCGATCCGGGCGGATAGGAGTGGGGTGAGTCCGTCTAAGTGTCGAGTTCGAGCGTAGAAGTCACCCTCCGGTACATCTTCCCCGACCTCATCTGGTTGGGACAGTAGGGTTTCAATTTCAACCTGTTTAATGCTTTTTGGCTTATCAACTGAGCCACTTTGACGGCGCTTTATTTCTGTCCAGACTGCTTCATCGCTAAAGGCTTCGATCGCCGTTGCTACTTTCTGTTTTTTGCGATCGCGTTTAATATCGCCAATGTCTTCCGCAAATTGCAGAAAATCTTCGTAGACCAGATCGACTGCCTTCCGCAGTGCTTCATCCGAGTCTGGCAAGGAGATAACACTGAGGACTTGAGCAAAGTAGGCATTACTGGCAGAACGTACCAGCAAACGGTTATATTCTGGTTTACCCGTGGTTTGAGAGACACAAAATTCCTTCGCCGCAGGACCAAGCCAGGGACGATGCCCATCACACGATCCTAAAACTCTGCCATTGGGAACGGTTGCATCGGAGAGGGGACGACGGGCTTTACAGGCTTCGCAGCGAACGAAAATATCCACGAAGTCATTTCCAGATCCCCCTTCATCTAACCAAAGTTGCCCTCGACAGTTACGATTTGGGCTATCACCATGCACAAAGCGTACCGGAACTACAGGAACCTTCTTCCTCTCTGGGGTCAGATACTTTCCTTTCACTAGGCTGCCCCAAGGCAGGAGAGGACGGGTTCGGTAGCTGCGACCGTTGGGTGCATTCCAAAACTCTTCGATCTGCGCCAGAAACCAGGTTGGGAAAACGAAAGATGTAATGCCGCTACGAGTTGCTTTGGGGTCTTGTTCGTCTACTGGTGGGGCATACATAGCAATCTGCTTAACTTCCAGTAGTTCACAGACTCGTTCTGCTAACCGATCCTCGTAAATACGACGGCGATCGCCCTTCCAGTGGTTCAGTCCCCCAATCAATATTGAATGGTTGGGCAGATCAACCATCGCTCCAGGTCCAAAGGTGGAAATAATTTGGCTTTGCCGAATTTCTCCAGAAGGAGGTCGCTTATTCTTCGCTTTCATCTATTCATCCTCCTCAATCTCAAAACCATCGGGATTGCGTACCCACAGGTTCACTGTTTGTTCCACATCCCGTAAACTGCGTTGTGCTTTGAATTTACGGACTTCTAAAGGCTGGCGTTCTAGCTCCGGATCAAGGGGGTCAAACAAGAGCGGTGGAGCTTGCCCCACCTCCTGCTGATACTGGAGCATGATTTTCTGGCTGGCGATATGCTCCCAAGTGTCCAAAAGGCTGATGACCCGTCCTTTTACCTTTTGGCGAAGATCATCGGCATCCTTGTCATTGAGTGCTTTGTCATGCATCTCGGCTCGATGAGCAATCACATCGGCAATTCCTTCTAAATCCTTGCGGTGTTGCAAAATATCAATTGCTCGAAGGGGAGCAGTCATACGACGATCGCCTAATCTCGCGAGGGCAACCGTAATAGCTGCAATCCCTCGATCAATGGCGCGGGGGGAAAAGGGGGTGACACTGGTGGCTTCCACTGCCCGGTAGAAGGTGATGTGTCATGCCTGAAAGCGTTCATAGTGAGAGCGATCGCGGGGACGGTGAACATTGAGGAGCGTGATCACTAAGCCGGGGCGCTTTTCGTCTCGACCCACCCGACTAGTTGCCTGGATGTATTCAGCCGCCGTTTTGGGTTGCCCTAACACGACCATCAGACCCAAGCGGGTAATATCTAGACCCACCGAAATCATGTTGGTTGCCAGGGTGACATCAACGTGTTCCTTATCCTGGAACGGCAAAGCCAGACGACGTTTCGTATCAGCAACCTGGTTGGTGCTAACACGAGAGGTTAATTCCAGAGGCAGATCGTTAATTTTGCGATCGGCAAAGGAACCTTCTGCTTCTCCAAGTCGCTTGCGCTGACTGTATTGGGTTAATCGGGCATTTACTTCATCTTCCACAATGCGGCGGCTCCCACCCAGTTCCCGTAGAGAGTTGAAGTAGCCCAGTAGCGTCATATAGGGGTCAGCAGGATTATTGGGATTTTCGCTCCCACCGGCCAGTTCCCAATCTTTTTGGGCAGCCCCCAGCAATGCCAGATAGGTTCGCAGCAGCACAACTTTCAAACTGCGTCCCTGAGCAGCAATGCCAATGTAAGTGCGGGCATTTTTCTCAGTAGCAGGAACCGTTTTGGCAAAAAAGGAATCGCGGCGATCGGGTCCAGGAGGCGGAAACACATCCACAGCCTCTCGCCCAAATAAAGCACGAATTTGATTCGTTGCCCGGCGAACTGTTGCGGTGGATGCCACAATTTTGGGACGAATCTGTTTTTGCTTTCCCTCCTGGGTAGACAGGGCATCAATGGCGGTTTCGTAAAGTCCAACCATTGTCCCAAGTGGCCCGGAAATCAGGTGTAATTCGTCTTGGATAATCAGGTCTGGCGGAGGGAGGGGGTGGTTGAGGGGGTGTCCGCGACCGGGACGGCAGGGTCCATAAAAACCGTCTTTGTCGTAGCGTTCGACTTTACCAAACAGTCCACCCGTTTCACCGACCCAGGGCAGACTGGCGAATTTATCCACTGTGGCGATGATGAAACAGGGCAACCGTCGATAAATTTGATCATCGACCGTCAGAATGGGTAGCGGCTGATTGCCGATAAACGCGCATTGCGGCTTGCCATCCGATCGTTTTTTGCGGTTGACGCAGGCAACTCGAAGGTCATCTGGTTCGTTAGGGTCGGGCAGTAATTGGAAGGAATTTTTGGTGAAACGGGTCCCACACCAGGGACAGTTTTCTAAGGGAATGGGAGAAGGCTTCTGTCTGTCGTTGTTTTGGTAGGCGATCGTTCTTGCCCGTGCGCTGTTTTCGTCTCCATCTCCTTTCTTTCCCATCTTGTTGGGAGTTGCGGCTTGGCCTACCCACAGACCAATCTCAAAAGGATGCTTGCCTAATTTTTCCACGTCGTTCTGTCGTTCCAGTTCCAGGGCACAGATCAGGGTTGCTGCCCGTCCGAGTTGGTCGAGCGTCAGCAGCCGCAGTGTGTAGCGCATCAGCACACTTAAACCTGCCGAGTGAATACCAGGCTGACGCAACCGTCGTAGCACCAGCGTAAACGCGGCCAATCCTAGGTATGCCTCGGTTTTACCGCCGCCTGTGGGAAAAAAGAGGAGATCGACGAGTTCTCTGTCGTCCTGTTCTGGGTTAGCAATGCCGACAATGTTCATCAGCAGAAATGCCAACTGGAAGGGTCGCCACTTTGGAGCAGACAGAGACTCTGGCATAACTCCTTCTTTGTCATGGGTCAGCCGCTGACGAATGGCGGTGGCAATGGCACGGTTGGCGATGCGGAATGCTTCAAACACCTGCGGGTCGTTCATCGCTTGCAGTCCGGCTGCAATTCGCTGGTTAGCAATCACGGCTCGGTTGAGCAAATCGCTTGCCGTTTCCGATCGATGTTTGGGACTGCTGGGTGCTTTGGCTCGTTGTTCTGCGATCCATTCGGCATAAGCATCGACCATTGGCTGCAAAAAGTCGCGTAATGCAGCAGGTGTTGGGGCAGCGGCAAGGCGTTCCATCTCCAACTCAACGTCGGGCACTGTAGCTGGAATCACCTTCTCGACATCTGCGGTCGGTATCCAGGCAGTCCAGGCTTTTTGGCAAATGCCACCAGGCTCTACCATCGCAATTGCCGAAACGTTGTGCCCAACTGCAAATTCATAATCATCTCGATATTGCAGGTCTGCGACTCGCTCATCCCAGTCTTCACCGTTACCACCGCGTAAATCAGGACGGGGAACAAAGGCATCTTCCGTCTGAATGATCAATTTAGTTTGAAAGGCATGGGCAGCATCGGAGGCTTTATTGGGAGCCGGACGGCGTTGATTCACCAGGAAGATGGAGACGGAGCGTGTGCCGGGGGGCACTAAATCTTCGGAAGTTACGGAGCGGGCAGAAACCATTAACTTCAGCCCTTTGCTCTCTGGAATGTCGAATTCCAATGGCGTTTCGCTGATTTGAATGGGTACTGTGAGGTTGGCGTGGCGAGGAGTGCGCTGCCAGGTTCCGACTCTCAGTGTGCTTTTGGATTCTGCTTCGATTTGATCAGTGAGGAGTGGCTTGTAGTCGCCCCAGCAGACGGTGATATGCAGAGAGGAGGTCTGTTTAGGGACTAAAAGGCTCATTCCCATTGATGAGGGAAAAAAGCCTTTGCGGGCAGAGGATTTATCAGGAGTTGCTTCATCGTCACCTGCCCCGGAACGACTGACGGCATCCAGTTCATCGTCACCTGTGTCATCCGATCGCACGTCTATTGGAGCATTGCAGGGTACCAGGAACCCGGTGAGATACCACTTGGAAGGCGGTTGGGGAATAATTTCTTCGGCGTGAGCCAAATCATCGGGAGTGGGGCCAACTAAATCCAGTTGTAGAGCATCGAGCAGGTGAGTGCGAACCTCAGCAGGGGTAGTAGACGACATAGATAGCCTATTAGGAGCAGGGCATTAATACCAGAATGCCCACAAATTGCTGAGAATTCCGGATGGGTACTCACAGCTTCATGAAGGCTTGAGGTAGGCATCTATTCATTGAGGTTCGATGGCAAAGGTGTGGTAGCCTGACCACCTTCGCCATGGCTGCACGAGATCTCTACCATGATGCGGTGAAATCAGCCTTGATTAAAGATGGTTGGGTGATTACGGCTGATCTATATTTCATCAAATATGAAAATACGGAGCTATATGCCGATCTTTGCGTCGTTGACGATTTGTTGGCGGCAGGAGTGCCTAAACAAGATATTGTGCTGGGATTTCAGCATCCGAGTAAGCGCCCATTGACAGAATTTGCCATTACCTGATCAGGTAGGATTCTTTGTTTTGAGTAGTTGCTTGCTACAGTTTGCCTGCCAGAATTTGAGTGGCTGTGAGGTTGAGGTCTGGAAAGGTGGGAGACTGGATTAAGTCATCGCCTCGAAATTCTGTGGAGTCATAAAACTGATGCTCCAGGATACAGAGAGTAATTTTTTCTTCCAACGGGTCAACGATCCAATATTCGGAGATTTCTAGCAGCCCATATTCAGAGCGTTTTGAGCGATAGTCGTCGGTTTTGGTGGAGGGGCTAACGACTTCGACGACCAGAATCGGGGGTGGCTCATTGAGATTGATCACGGCTTCACGATCGCTCATGGCTTCCCATTGAGCCGCTGCCAAAACAGTGACATCGGGAATGCGAGAAGTATCCCAATTTCGCCCACGTGGAGAGCGAACGCCGACAGTCATTTGTTTGGAAGTCCAGGGAAGTTCTCGACGTTTGATCTGCTCACGAAACTGATCGTTGAGAAATTCGGCAATCCCACCATGTTTACCAGTTCCTAGACTCATGGGTACGAGTTCTCCATCGACTAATTCGTAGCGGGTGTCTGTGCCATCGTCGTAGGCAAGATACTCTTCAAAGGTGAGTTTCTGGGTGGCGATCGTCATAGCACTGGCTCCTGAGAAGGTAGAATTTATCCTTTAGACCGCAGCCGCTTGCCTTCGGCAACAGCGAAGCTTTCGCGGAACTCCATGACTGCATCAAACTGGGCAGCAGGTTTGACGTAGCGGGTCAACAGCGAAAAATCTAAATTGGGCAGCAGTTCACTGCTGGCAATCACTTCGTAACCTGTTGAGCGCAGGTGATAAATCTGAAACTGTCCATTCTGCCACTGCCAGACTTCCGTAACGCCCAGGCCCTGGTAAATGTCTAGCTTGTTAACGAGCCGCTGTTCGGTAGCGGGAATGGCTGATTGGGTCAACATGGGAGAACTCATGGGAATTCTGCTCTAAGGAGGTGATTTTAGTATAGGTTTCGACCATGAGCTTCGACTAAACGGTTACGCTTCCAATCCAGGTAGGGGTGGAGTATTCGATCGTCCACTCTTCCCGGTTTTTGTGCCTTTCGATCTACCTTTCTTCTCGGCTTGCTTGCCGCCCAGGAGTTCTTGCTCGTAGCGTTGCTGATTCAGGTCGAGCAGTCGTGCCAGCACTTCATCATGAGTAGCTTCGTTCCAACGGTAGCGATAGGGCTTTTTGCGGCGTGAGGAGTGGTTAGTAGTTAGTGAGGAGTGGTTAGTCTGTCTACTATTCACTGCCCACTGATCACTATTCACTGCCCACTGATCACTATTCACTGCCCACTGATCACTATCCACCTCATCCTCATCCTCATAATCCAGCAGGAATTCGCATTGGGGTTGAATGTCATCCCAGCCGTAGGCAGCAAGAACCGCACGATCCATTTCGTCATGCAGTTGGCGCAGTTTGAGGATGTCGGGATCGAATTCGTTGGGGTCGTGGAAGCGGTTGTAGGTTTGGGTCAAGCCTTCGTTGTTGCGAACCATCAGATCGGCGCGGAAGTCGTAGTATTGTTTGCCAATGGCTTCTAGAGTGGATAGTGGGTGAGTGGATAGTGGTGAGTGTTCTTTACTATTCACTATCCCCTGATCACTATTTCCCTCTTCACTATTCACTATCCCCTGATCACTATTTCCCTCTTTACTATTCACTATCCCCTGATCACTGATGACTCTGGGGAAGGGGAAGGTTTCAAAACAATCAGAAGGTGTGTATTGCAAATCGTCCTTCAGAGTAGAACTAAAAAATCGTGTCCAAATTTCATGAATACGAGATTGAAGAATTGCAAATGGCGGATATGTATCGAAGGGAAAAACGACAGTTTTCTCGTTGTAAACCATACCTTTTGGTAGAAATGTAAACGCACATGATTTGCTGATACGAGAAATAACTAACACCCGATCGCATTCTGCAATTGCTTTTCTTAACTCAACTCTATCAGCACCGAAAAGCCACCATTTTGCAGCAACAGTTTTATTCCAAGAATTCTTAGGAGGCAAAGCAATCCTTGTAGGTTTAACTTTCTCTTCAACAATCGCCATCAAGTCAGGATGCTTTCGCGCTTCAGCTTCGCTCATTTCTCCAAAATTAATCACATAGCGATGGTGAGAATGAGTTGGGCTACTGTTCACTTCTTCGCCACCAATATAAGGGAAAATACATTCCTGATTGCGTCGATCTTTCTCAATCAAACGATGCATTTCAGCGATCGGTGTTGCATCTTCATTTGTGTCATCAAAAGTGAATCCCATACCCAAAACAATGCTGCCCTGAAAACTCTTATTAGCATTCGCCAGCAATGTATTGGGATTATTATTTCCACCTTTGGGGAACAGAAACGCGGAGATCAACGGAACTTCTTTCCCATCTAAGAATTTTGCTTCTTTATACAGTCCTTTGTAGATGTGAATCACGCTCACCACAACCGCCGCTTGCCCCACCCATTTCACCCGTTTGCGAGCGTTGTAGATTGTGCCGCCATGCTCACAGATCCAGCGTAACCCTGTGCTGCGCGTATCGCCTTGAGCGATCGTATTTGTCGCAATCAATCCAAAACTGCCGCCTTCTCGCAGTAGCTCATGCGATTTGCGGAAGAAATAAGCCACCAAATCAGAATTACCATGTGACTCTGGATAGTATTCCTTG
This genomic interval carries:
- a CDS encoding Uma2 family endonuclease; translated protein: MTIATQKLTFEEYLAYDDGTDTRYELVDGELVPMSLGTGKHGGIAEFLNDQFREQIKRRELPWTSKQMTVGVRSPRGRNWDTSRIPDVTVLAAAQWEAMSDREAVINLNEPPPILVVEVVSPSTKTDDYRSKRSEYGLLEISEYWIVDPLEEKITLCILEHQFYDSTEFRGDDLIQSPTFPDLNLTATQILAGKL
- the drmB gene encoding DUF1998 domain-containing protein, whose product is MKAKNKRPPSGEIRQSQIISTFGPGAMVDLPNHSILIGGLNHWKGDRRRIYEDRLAERVCELLEVKQIAMYAPPVDEQDPKATRSGITSFVFPTWFLAQIEEFWNAPNGRSYRTRPLLPWGSLVKGKYLTPERKKVPVVPVRFVHGDSPNRNCRGQLWLDEGGSGNDFVDIFVRCEACKARRPLSDATVPNGRVLGSCDGHRPWLGPAAKEFCVSQTTGKPEYNRLLVRSASNAYFAQVLSVISLPDSDEALRKAVDLVYEDFLQFAEDIGDIKRDRKKQKVATAIEAFSDEAVWTEIKRRQSGSVDKPKSIKQVEIETLLSQPDEVGEDVPEGDFYARTRHLDGLTPLLSARIDRIVLVHRLREVIAQVGFTRFEAAMPDIDGELSLDVRRAALDIEPTWVPAIENKGEGIFISFKKAAIEHWLKQDAVQKRGRILYQGFDEWRSQRGLDPDKAKFPGLPYIMLHSLSHLLITAVSLECGYAASAIRERIYTGESGYGILLYTGTSGSEGTLGGLVQVGQRIEYHLINALEMGKLCSNDPVCAQHQPNNPQEDRFLHGAACHGCLLIAEPSCERRNEFLDRALVIDIVEGLGAEFFDVGGL
- a CDS encoding PDDEXK family nuclease, yielding MSSPMLTQSAIPATEQRLVNKLDIYQGLGVTEVWQWQNGQFQIYHLRSTGYEVIASSELLPNLDFSLLTRYVKPAAQFDAVMEFRESFAVAEGKRLRSKG